A stretch of the Musa acuminata AAA Group cultivar baxijiao chromosome BXJ2-7, Cavendish_Baxijiao_AAA, whole genome shotgun sequence genome encodes the following:
- the LOC103992118 gene encoding mediator of RNA polymerase II transcription subunit 4, with the protein MMQSHASPIPPSPARLGITATSPSLPPNPIPNPTPNPNPKPSPPSSSSAAGQYTAATSSALLSLLPPLPRAQAILPQMAALASKLFDLSPNRSVWLASYRGNPPNFSKELNSSAAAATATATAAPVPASTKDLISLFTTLQTQLFEAVAELQEILDLQDARVKVAREIRAKDSALLSFTKKIREAEQVLDHLIDDYSNYRRDPKRPRIEQDSESNYSMSLHSSLDLEEILSYAHRISYTTFAPPEHGAGLAPLRGALPPAPQDNEMRASQLYHFADLDVGLPKKAAPEAKERAAADAVTEILLQPTPPREDVPVAMLPPLLPIAVPPGWRKGMPVELPSELPPVPPGWKPGDPVTLPLDGVMVGNKGDEQQMPGVPGVLVGQPKAPEAIQVKYVQLDINPDQDDYSSDYSSEVGSSEEDED; encoded by the coding sequence ATGATGCAGAGCCACGCGAGCCCGATCCCACCATCTCCGGCCAGACTCGGCATCACCGCCACATCCCCCTCCCTCCCCCCCAACCCCATCCCAAACCCTactcctaaccctaaccctaaaccttcCCCGCCATCCTCCTCCTCGGCTGCCGGTCAGTACACCGCCGCCACCTCCTCCGCCCTACTCTCCCTCCTCCCCCCGCTCCCCCGTGCCCAGGCCATCCTCCCCCAGATGGCTGCTCTCGCCTCCAAGCTCTTCGACCTCTCCCCCAACCGCTCCGTCTGGCTCGCCTCCTACCGTGGCAACCCCCCCAACTTCTCCAAAGAGCTCAActcttccgccgccgccgccaccgccaccgccaccgctgctCCCGTCCCTGCCTCCACCAAGGATCTCATCTCCCTCTTTACCACTCTGCAGACCCAGCTCTTCGAGGCCGTCGCCGAGCTCCAGGAGATCCTCGATCTCCAGGACGCCCGAGTCAAGGTCGCCCGCGAGATCCGCGCTAAAGACTCCGCTCTCCTCTCCTTCACCAAGAAGATCCGAGAAGCCGAGCAGGTCCTCGACCACCTCATCGACGACTACTCCAACTACCGCCGTGATCCCAAGCGCCCCAGAATTGAACAAGATAGCGAATCCAATTACTCCATGTCTCTCCACTCTTCATTGGATTTGGAGGAGATCTTGTCCTACGCCCACCGGATTAGCTATACTACCTTCGCCCCGCCGGAACATGGGGCAGGGCTCGCCCCGCTCCGTGGGGCCCTGCCACCAGCACCGCAGGATAATGAGATGCGGGCATCACAGCTGTATCACTTTGCTGACCTTGATGTCGGGCTGCCGAAGAAGGCAGCACCGGAGGCGAAGGAGAGGGCGGCAGCTGATGCTGTCACGGAGATCCTATTGCAGCCAACTCCACCAAGGGAGGATGTGCCCGTGGCAATGCTGCCACCTTTGCTGCCTATTGCAGTGCCACCCGGATGGAGGAAGGGAATGCCGGTGGAGTTACCAAGTGAACTCCCGCCTGTTCCTCCTGGATGGAAGCCTGGGGATCCAGTTACATTGCCATTGGATGGAGTTATGGTTGGTAATAAAGGGGATGAACAACAGATGCCTGGTGTTCCTGGAGTGCTGGTGGGACAGCCAAAGGCACCAGAGGCAATACAGGTCAAGTATGTGCAGCTTGATATCAATCCGGATCAGGATGATTATAGTAGTGACTATAGCAGTGAAGTGGGAAGCTCAGAGGAAGATGAGGACTGA